TCATCTGGCTGTTACTTAAAAGTAACTTGGTCGCTTTTCCACTGTTCAGTTTTCAAAGGTCAACTGCCGTCTCGCGACGACTTTTATATATTATCATGCATTGTTATATCACACTTTACTATGTTCCCTTTTTATTTAAAATTAGCTTAACTATTCTTCAATATTCTTTATATTTCTCGCTATTTCTATTACCGACACACAAGGCAGTGTGTATTGGTGACATTCACTTGATTTCTTGACTTCTTGAGTTGTCTGTCAATTAGGACAAGAGAGACAATTTAATCGATGCCAACTTGGCTTTAATAAATAAAAAGAGCCCATATGAATAGGCACTTCATTTAAAGTGTCTTCATATAGGTTCCACGTGCACCATACAATGTTTTATGCCTTCTATCTTCATTTCCAATTCATCATGAACTGACTCTGCAATATCATGTCCCTCTTTAACGCTTATATTTTCATCAATATATATCTCTAAATCAACATAGATTCTGTGTCCAAATATTCTTGTTCTTAGACTTTTTATTCCTCTAACTCCTTCTACACTGTTAATTACTCTCTTTATTGTTTCTATTGTTTTATCATCAACAGATTCATCTACAAGTTCCTTTGTTGCCTTTATATAAAAATCCACACCAACTTTAACTATAAAGAAACATACTATTAAAGCAGCAAGAGGGTCGAAAAATTTATATCCAATTCTTGCAGCAAATATACCTATAAAAGTACCTACTGATGAAAAGGCATCTGAACGGTGGTGCCATGCGTCTGCCTCCATCGATATACTTTTTATCTTCCTTGCAACAATGATTGTATACCAATACATTCCTTCCTTTACTAAAATGGAAATAAAGGCTGCAGCTAGAGCAATTCTGCCAGGTGTTGAAATATCTCCAGATATTAATTTTTTAATGCCTTCATAACCAATAAGAAACCCTGTAGTAATAAGGATAACACTGATTATTTTTGCAAATACTGGCTCAAATTTTTCATGACCATAGGGATGTTTATCATCCTCTTCTCTTGATGATATCTTAAGCCCTAGTATAACAATAAACGTAGCGAGTATGTCTGATAATGTATGGACACCATCTGCAATCATCGCACTGCTTCTTCCTAAAAATCCTGCTATGAGTTTGAATACACATAGACCTGTATTAATAAAAATAGTTATCAACGACGTTTTAGTGCCCAACTTTTCTCTATTCATTTTTTCACATCCTTTTCAATTGATAAGATTATATATTTGTATTATATGCTTTATACCTTGATTATTCAACTAATTTTTATTATTAATTATTTTCATTTGATAATGAGCAGCATTCTATTTTACAAATGACTAATATTATTATATAATTTATGAATAAATTCTTGGGTAGGTGGCTGAATAGTGCGAATAGGATACGCATGCATTCCTCTGGGAATTGATTATAGAACCAATAGAGGTATGAATTTAAAAAACTTCACAGAAGAAAGTTTTAAGAAAGTTGTCAAGGATAACCTAAAAGACCTTAAATCAATATTAAATTACAATATTATGAATAGAATTTACATGTTTAGAATAAGCTCAGATATCATTCCATTTGGTGGCCATAATATAAACGCAATTGAGTGGGAAAAATTATTTAAAAATGAATTAAAAGAAATTGGAGAATTTATAAAACAAAACAATTTGAGAGTTTCGATGCATCCTGGTCAATACACAGTTCTTAATTCACCAAATGAAGAGGTCTTAAAAAATTCTATTCAGGATATTGAATATCACTGTAAATTTTTAGATGCACTATCTATTGACTATTCTAATAAAATAGTTGTTCATCTTGGCGGTGGATATAATGATAAACTTCTTTCTATGAAGAGATTTATTGATAACTTTTCTCTTTTATCTGATTCATCTAAAAAAAGATTAGTAATAGAAAATGATGAAAAGATATACAATATAAGTAACGTTATAGAAGTATCTAAGCACTTAAATATACCGGTTGTTTTTGATTATTTTCATCATTTAATCAATCCAATAGATATGCCTCTGGAGAAAATATTAGAAAACGTATCTTTAACTTGGAAAGAATATGATGGTCATATGAAACTCCATTATTCTGAACAGTCCCCTTATAAGAAAAGAGGTTCGCATTCAGAATTCATAGAAGTTGAAAAATTTTTAAATTTTTATAATATAGTTAAATACTTGAATCCCGACATAATGCTCGAGGCAAAAGATAAAAATATTTCTGCAATAAAATGTATAAACATCTTATTTAATAATACTAAACATTCACTTTATGAAGAATGGGCTAAGTATAAATATTTAGTCATGGAAAAAAACTACAATCTGTATAAGGAGTGTAGCAATACTGTTAATTTATCCTCTGATATAACTGACCTTTATAAAAAAATAGATAATGCACTAACATTGACTTACAATGATAAAAACTTTCTAAACACTATATTGCACGTATGGGGATATGTTAATGAGAAAACTACCTTATATGAAAGGGAGAAGTTTTTTTCTCTAATCAACACTAAAGAATACAAGAAAGCCAAGTTATTTTTAGAAAAACTTTCCAAAAAGTATAATATTGAATATCTTTTAAAGTCATATTATTTTATATATGATAAATACAAATAATAAAAAGTATTATATATAGTTAAAGCAAATCAGCAGACCCTGTATTACTAGTAGTCTGCTGATTTATTCTATGTCCCCATTTCAAATGTTCCCATAGCTATAACTTTTTTATTCTTCATCAGTAAATGCCCCTTTGATATTACAGTATCAACATAGTAATCTTCATCTACTAAAACTATATCAGCGTCATAACCTTCATAAATCTTACCCTTTCCCTTGAGCTTTAAAATCTTTGCAGGGTTTGAAGTAATGGCCTTAACAGCCTGTTCTAGTTGGACTCCATCTAAAACTGCATCCCTAACTTCATTAAATAACGATGTTACTCTTCCAACCTTAAGACCTATAAATTCTCCCTTTTCATTGAAATTCGGGAGACTGCCTTGTCCATCGGATGTAAATGTTATATTGTCCCCTAAACCTTTTTCAATACATGTCTTCAGGGCAATGCTTGCCTTTACTTCTCCTTCATCATAGAACAAAGGGTCAGAACTTGTAGTAAAATCTATAAACCCTCCCATCTTAGCAAACTGAATACCCTGTTCAAAAAGATATGGATTTCTATTTATATGTGTAGGGTAAAATTGAGTTATTGGAATTTCCGTAGTTTCTGCTATTTCAATCAGCTTATTAAGTCCATCCTTGCCATCACCCATATGGATGTTTACAACCCCAGCTTTTCCAGATAATATTCCTGCAACTCTTGCATCTGCTGTTAATCTTTTAAGTTCCTCAAGATTTGGTTGAGAGGATCTATGATCTGAAATTGCGATTTCTCCAACGCCTATAACCTTATCGATAAGAACTAAGTCCTTCATTATACTTCCTGTAAAAGTTACAGTTGGAACCCTATAGGCACCTGTATATATATAGGTTGTAACTCCCTCCTCCTCAAGTGCCTTTGCCTTTGCATATAGATTTTCAAGGCTTCTTGTTACTCCATCTGTCCCCAAAGTTCCGATTATTGTTGTAATTCCGCCCTTTATTATATCCGATAAAACTATCTCGGGAGTTCTAGTTTTATATCCTCCCTCTCCCCCTCCACCTGTTATGTGCACATGGGAGTCAATAAATCCAGGCAGAGCTTTTTTCCCTTTCCCATCTATTACTTCTACATCTATACCTGTTACTGTTATTGAATCTCCTATTTTTGATATCTTATCATGGGCTATTAATATATCCCTTTTCCCTATATATTCAGGCATATATACTTCAACGTTTTTTATAAGTTTTATCAAGATGCTCACCTCTTTTAGTATAAAGGTAGGGGCATGAGCCCCTTATTTTAATTAAATCCTATAAAGTGTGCAACAAGAACAAATACTGTACCTAAAGCGAAGAAGAATAGCTGCATCTTAATTTGCCATTTAGCCCATCTTCCCCAGTCAACTCTTGCAACTCCTAAAACTCCCATAAGACAAGCTGATGTTGGAACTATTATATTTGTTAAACCATCACCAAGCTGGAAGGCAAGGACAGCAACCTGTCTTGAAACACCAACAAGGTCTGAAAGAGGAGCCATTATTGGCATTGTTATGGCAGCCTGTCCTGAACCTGAAACTACAAAGAAATTAAATACTGATTGGAAAAGATACATAAACCAGGCTGCAAATGCACCACCAAGTTTTCCCACTACATTTGAAAGACCATTTAAAATTGTGTTTAATACTGTAGGAGTTCCTGGATCTGTTCCACCAAGAATTATTAGAATACCTTGAGCCATACCAACAACTAAAGCTGCTCCTACCAAATCAGCTGCTCCTCTTTGGAAGGAATCTGCTATATCGTTAACAGTCATGTTGTTGAGCTTAAATATTACTCCAATAATTCCTGCAATCAATCCCATTGCAAAGAATTGAGATGCTATTTCAGGTATATAGTAGCCCTTCTTGATAACTCCCCATACAACCCATATTATACCTAATAAAATTACTAACAATACTAGTTTATGACCAAGATTGAATTCAACATCCTCAACATCTGTTTTCATGTTCTTTTTAAAATATTCTGTAGCATCAGGTGCAATTGATGTTTCTGGATTCTTTTTAACCTTTCTAGCATATTTTAAAGTATAGAAAAGTCCAGCTGCTGTGAAAACTACCCACATTAATATTCTGAATTGTGCTCCTGAAAATACAGGAATGCCTGAAACACCTTGTGCAACAGCAAGGCTGAATGGATTCATCCATGAAGTTGCAAATCCTATTTGGCTTGCAACATAGGTTATAAGAACACCCACTATAGCATCATACCCCATTGCAATAACAAGTGGGATAATTATAAGA
This portion of the Caloramator mitchellensis genome encodes:
- a CDS encoding cation diffusion facilitator family transporter, with amino-acid sequence MNREKLGTKTSLITIFINTGLCVFKLIAGFLGRSSAMIADGVHTLSDILATFIVILGLKISSREEDDKHPYGHEKFEPVFAKIISVILITTGFLIGYEGIKKLISGDISTPGRIALAAAFISILVKEGMYWYTIIVARKIKSISMEADAWHHRSDAFSSVGTFIGIFAARIGYKFFDPLAALIVCFFIVKVGVDFYIKATKELVDESVDDKTIETIKRVINSVEGVRGIKSLRTRIFGHRIYVDLEIYIDENISVKEGHDIAESVHDELEMKIEGIKHCMVHVEPI
- the uvsE gene encoding UV DNA damage repair endonuclease UvsE, whose amino-acid sequence is MRIGYACIPLGIDYRTNRGMNLKNFTEESFKKVVKDNLKDLKSILNYNIMNRIYMFRISSDIIPFGGHNINAIEWEKLFKNELKEIGEFIKQNNLRVSMHPGQYTVLNSPNEEVLKNSIQDIEYHCKFLDALSIDYSNKIVVHLGGGYNDKLLSMKRFIDNFSLLSDSSKKRLVIENDEKIYNISNVIEVSKHLNIPVVFDYFHHLINPIDMPLEKILENVSLTWKEYDGHMKLHYSEQSPYKKRGSHSEFIEVEKFLNFYNIVKYLNPDIMLEAKDKNISAIKCINILFNNTKHSLYEEWAKYKYLVMEKNYNLYKECSNTVNLSSDITDLYKKIDNALTLTYNDKNFLNTILHVWGYVNEKTTLYEREKFFSLINTKEYKKAKLFLEKLSKKYNIEYLLKSYYFIYDKYK
- the iadA gene encoding beta-aspartyl-peptidase, coding for MIKLIKNVEVYMPEYIGKRDILIAHDKISKIGDSITVTGIDVEVIDGKGKKALPGFIDSHVHITGGGGEGGYKTRTPEIVLSDIIKGGITTIIGTLGTDGVTRSLENLYAKAKALEEEGVTTYIYTGAYRVPTVTFTGSIMKDLVLIDKVIGVGEIAISDHRSSQPNLEELKRLTADARVAGILSGKAGVVNIHMGDGKDGLNKLIEIAETTEIPITQFYPTHINRNPYLFEQGIQFAKMGGFIDFTTSSDPLFYDEGEVKASIALKTCIEKGLGDNITFTSDGQGSLPNFNEKGEFIGLKVGRVTSLFNEVRDAVLDGVQLEQAVKAITSNPAKILKLKGKGKIYEGYDADIVLVDEDYYVDTVISKGHLLMKNKKVIAMGTFEMGT
- the yfcC gene encoding putative basic amino acid antiporter YfcC — protein: MSNTPIQNEVKTVENKTFKVPHTYVIIFFVVLFAWLLTILLPVGKFEKTEVKYMVNGKEKTKTVVQAGSFQYEKNEQGEVVKNPAKLWGTEDFGGYGMLNYVFEGMVRGDKWGAAVGIIAFILVIGGAFGIILRTGAVDSGILRMIKITNGKEVMILPILFVLFSLGGAVFGMGEETIPFALIIIPLVIAMGYDAIVGVLITYVASQIGFATSWMNPFSLAVAQGVSGIPVFSGAQFRILMWVVFTAAGLFYTLKYARKVKKNPETSIAPDATEYFKKNMKTDVEDVEFNLGHKLVLLVILLGIIWVVWGVIKKGYYIPEIASQFFAMGLIAGIIGVIFKLNNMTVNDIADSFQRGAADLVGAALVVGMAQGILIILGGTDPGTPTVLNTILNGLSNVVGKLGGAFAAWFMYLFQSVFNFFVVSGSGQAAITMPIMAPLSDLVGVSRQVAVLAFQLGDGLTNIIVPTSACLMGVLGVARVDWGRWAKWQIKMQLFFFALGTVFVLVAHFIGFN